A stretch of DNA from Micromonospora sp. NBC_01813:
CCGACGGCCACCACCGGGGCGGCGTCGTCGGCGCTGTCCCCGGGTCCGCCGGCCGCGCGCAGGTCAACCATCAGATCTTCACTCTCGGGTCGAGGATCGCGTGCACCACGTCGGCGATCAGGAAGACGAGGACGTAGCAGACGGCGATGAGCAGTACGGATGCCTGCACGACCGGGAAGTCGCGGTAGAGCAGCCCGCGCAGCGCCCACTGGCCGAAGCCCTGCCACGAGTAGACGTACTCGATCAGCACGGTGGAGCCGATCGCGGTGCCGAAGACGAGCGCGGCCAGCGACGGCAGCCGTACCAGGGTGGCCCGGATCAGGTAGCCGCGGCGCAGCAGCCGATCGCGCAGCCCGTGCGCGGCGGCGGCGGTGTACGCCTCGGAGTGCAGCACCTCCAGCGCGGAGGCGCGCACGCTGCGCAGCAGCGGCGCGACGACCACGATGGCCAGGGTGGCCACCGGCAGCGCCAGGTGCCCGAGGGCGGAGGTGAACGCCGGGCCGTTGAGGGTCAGCGCGGCGTCGATCAGCTCGGCACCGGTGATCGGGGTGAGGTTGGTGTCCGGGTCGACCCGGCCGCTGGGTGCCGGGAACCAGCCGAGGACACTGTAGCCGACCAGGATCAGCACCAGGCCGAGCCAGAACTCCGGCACCGAGTTGCCGATCAACGCGAGTACCCGGATGCCGTGGTCCCCGACCCGGTCGGCGTGGCGCGCCGACCAGATGCCGAGGACCACGGCGATGAGCACCGCGACGGTGACCGCCAGTACCACCAGCTGCAGGGTGGGTCCGACCCGTAGGGACAGTTCGCTGGCGACCGCGTTGCCGCTCTGGATCGACGTGCCGAAGTCCCCGGTGACCAGCCCGCCCAGGTAGTCCAGAAACTGCTTCCACAGTGGCTGGTCCAGTCCGTAGCGGGCGCGTGCCGCCGCGGCCTCCACCTCGGTGGCGTTGGGGCCGAGGATGGTCCGGATCGGGTCCCCGGGCAGGACCCGCACCAGGACGAAGGTCGCGACGATCACGCCGAGCAGCACCGGAACGAGCTGCAGCAGCCGGCGGGCGACGAAACGGGCGATGCGCATGAGGGGTGGATGCCGCCGTCGGTCAGGCCGAGGCGCTCAGGTAGCGCAGCCGGGCCAACCCGTCCATGGGCTGGACCCAGCCGGCGACCGATTCGCGCACCGGCAGGTTGAAGTTGGGCTGGCAGAGGATCACCCACGGCACGTCGGCGGCGAGGATCTCCTGGACCCGCAGCCAGAGGTCGTTGCGCTCGCCCGCGTCGACGATGGTGTGCGAGCGCTCGTAGATCTCCTCCAGCTCCGGGTTGACGTAGTTGGAGTAGTTCAGGTTGGCGCCCTCGACGAAGCTGGTGGCCAGCATGTACTCGACGTCGTTGACCCACAGCTGGCCGGAGGTGATTTGCAGCGGGATGTTCTTCTGCTGCCGGCGTTCGGCCAGGGTGGCCGGGTCCAGCGGGGTCAGCTCCAGCTCGATGCCGACCTTGCGGGCCTCGCTCTGGATCAGCACCGCGATCTGCTGCTGGGTGTCGTTGTCGGTGGCGTAGACGAGCTCGGAGGTGATCTGGGCGGATCCGGCGGCGGCGAGCGCGGTGCGGGCGGCGTCCGGGTCGTAGCCGTACGGGTAGCCGCGTTCGTCGTAGCCGGGCATGTCCAGCGGCACCAGGCTGCTGGTGGGGCGGGCGTCGCCGCCGTACACGTTGTTGATGATCTGCTCGTACGGCACCGCGTGGGCCAGGGCCTTGCGCACGTCGACGTTGTTGAACGGCGCGGTGGTCACCGACATCTGGATGGCGACCTGCTCGTTGCTGGCCGCCGAGATGACCTTGATGCCGTCGGCGGACTTCAGGTCGGCGATGTCGCGCTGGCTGATGCCCAGCGCCACGTCGATGTCGCCGGCCTGCAGCTGCAGCCGCTGGTTGGCGGCGGCCGGCACCACCGAGATGCGGATGGTCTTGGCCTGTGCCGGGTCGGGGCCGGGGTAGCCCTCGTTGGCGGTGAGCACGATCTCCTGGCCCTGCACCGCCCGCTCGACGTTGAAGTAGCCGCCGGTCGGGGCGTTGTTGGCGAACCATTCGGTGGCCCACGGGTCGGCGTCGGTGGCGTGCTTCTTGGCTTCCTCGGAGTCGAACACGTACAGCGAGATGGCCTGGATCTGCCGGGTCAGCGCGCTGGGGAAGGCCTGGGTGAACTGCACGGTGTAGTCGTCGACGACGGTGACCTGGTCCGGCTCGGTCAGGCCGATGGTCCGGTAGATGCCGGCGACGTTGGCCTGGGCGGCGAAGGCGCGGTCCTTGGACCACTTGACGTCGGCGGCGGTCATCTCGTTGCCGCTGGCGAAGGTCAGGCCCTGGCGCAGCTTGAGGGTCCAGACGGTCTGGTCGGCGTTCGGCTCGAAGGACTCGGCGAAGGTGGCGACCACGTTCTCGGTGTCGAGGATCCGGGAGCCGTCGGCCTCGGTCACCCCGTAGTCGATCATGTACGGGAAAATGTTCTTGTAGAGCATCAGGGCGACCGGGTCGAAGCCCACGAAGTCCTGGTCCCAGCTGCTGAGGTAGCTGGAGACGGCGATGCGCAGGGTGTCCGTGCCGGTGCCGGGCGAGGCGTCGTCGGAGCCTTCGGTACGCGAACCGGAGGCGCAGGCGCCGGTGGCGAACAGCAGCGCGCCGATGCCGCCGAACTGGAGCACCGACCTGCGGGATAGGGCGGGCGAGGCGGATCCGCCCCGTGGAGAGGTACCGGCCATGGGAGAAGTCCTCCGTTGTCAACGGCGAGGGTGACCTTGATAAGGGCTGGCTCTTCAGTGAGCTCTTCAGTGAGCGGTGGAGCGGCGAAGCGGCCGTGGGTGCGACTCACCCACCTCCGTGTTCTATCAGGCTGAACGTTCGTGAACAAGAGGTGAAACCCGTTCACCGTGACATTCCAACGGGTCGGACGAGGCGAGAAAACCAGTCGGTCCCACCCGCGATCTTGCAGCTCTCGAACGCATTTGTCAGCTTTGTCCCACGGTGGGCACAAGATCGTCGACAAACATCGATCCGAGGCCTAAGCTGCCAGACTGACCTCTGGTAGCGCTCCCACACCGTTCCCCTGCCGGAGGCGCACCGAAAGGAGGAAGTGTCATGCGCCGCTGCACCCCGAGCGTACTCGCCGGGATAGCCGTCCTGGTGCTGGTCACGGGCTGCAACACCGCCCCCGGTGGCACCCCGGGCAACCCTTCTGCCCCACCGGCCCCAGCCCCCGGGACGACCCAGTCACCGATCCAGGTCAACGTCGCCGACGCCCTCGGCGTCGCCCAGCAGGAGTTCGCACTGATCGCTGGCGGCGACTGGTCCGGAGCGTGGCAGCTGTGGACTGCGGAAGCCCAGCAGTCGGTGCCGGAGGAGGTGTTCGTCGAAGCCAACGAGGCCTGTCCGCTGCAGGCCGGGGTGGAGTTCGAACTCCAGGAAGTCACCCCGGTCAACGAAACCGCCGTCGACCTCACCTGGCGCCGCGACGACACCGTCGGCAACAGCTCGCTGCGGCTCGACGGCGACACCTGGCGGTTCGACCCGGGCGGCGGCGTGCTCGTCGAGTACGCCTCCGGCGCCGACGAGACGATCGCCAGCCGCAAGGCCGCCGGAAGCTGCCCGTCCTGATCACGCCCTGAACCCGGCCGGCCCCGTCCTCGACCAGCCGGACCCGCACACAGAAAGGTGCCCGGTCCGCCGCCGCAGAACTTCCCTGCGCGGCCCGGACCGGGCACCGTCGAACTGAATTGCACCTCAGCGCCAGGTGCGACGCCCCTTCTTCTGATGCAGCGTGTCGCCGGCGCGACGCAGCAGACTCGAGGTACGCGATGGGCCACGGCGGGACTCCACCACCGAGCTGAGCTTGCGCGCACCGGCCGCCGCCAACGGCACCGCGATCGCCACGACCGCCCAGCGCTTGATCATCCTGCCGACCATGGTCGCCTCCTTCGTCCGGGCGTCAAACCCGTCACCTGCTGTCCGGATGAGTCATACCCATCCAGCCCCGCCGGCACGCCTACGGCGTCCACATCCAGCCCCGCCGGCACGCCTACGGCGTCCACATCCACACCAGCCGACACCGCCTCCGGCGTCCGTTGCTTCTGCCCGGTCAACTAGTCGGCATCCGCTGGGCGGACACGGCCCCGCCGTCGCCGGTGACGAGGAACAGCTCCAGTTCGTTGGCACCGGGCACGAACAGGTCCTCGTCCGGGATCAGCCCGACGAAACGCAGCCGTCCCTCGCCGTCGCGGGCCGCCTGCACCACGGTGCCGACCGTACCGTTGACGGCGATCGCGATCGGCGCCCCGTCCGGCACCGTGTCCGGCAGCGAGCCGTGCACCAACGCCGGCAGCAGCCCCCGCTCGGCCTGGACATCGCCGAACGCGGACAGGTTCGCCACCGTCGCCGTCGGCCCGACCCCGGTCACCGTCAGATCGGCGACCGCCGTACCGATCAGGTCGGCCGCCGGCAACGGCGGCCACACCGGGTACGCCCCGCTGCCCGCACGCACCGCCGCGAAGTGCACCGGGCCGTCCACCGTCATCGGCTCGCCGGGCTGATCGTCGAACCGCTTGTCGGTGGTCTGGCGTGGCTCGCCCGTCGCGGAGATCCCATCGGTACGCCACGGCACCGCCACCCCGGCGTGATCGGCGACAGTCGGCAGCAGGTCCACGTGCTCCCAGTTGCGGTCGTCGATCCGGCCAACCCGCTGGCCGGGTTCCTTGACGAACAGCGGCACCCAGGCGAGCTCGGGGGCCGCCTTGAACTCCGCGTCCATCTCACGGCCCGAGACGTCCTGGCTGAAGCTGACCCCGTGGTCGGAGGTCACCACGATCAACGCGTCGTCGTAGAGGCCACTGCTGCGCAGCGTACGCATCATCTCGCCGATCAGCAGATCGGTGTAGCCGACCTGCTCGATGTGCCGCTGATGGGCGAGCCTGGACCACCAGGTGCCGTCGAACGGCAACCCGCCGGGCCCGTGGTAGCGCATCCCACTCGGCAGGTACGTCCACGGCGAGTGCGGCATC
This window harbors:
- a CDS encoding ABC transporter permease produces the protein MRIARFVARRLLQLVPVLLGVIVATFVLVRVLPGDPIRTILGPNATEVEAAAARARYGLDQPLWKQFLDYLGGLVTGDFGTSIQSGNAVASELSLRVGPTLQLVVLAVTVAVLIAVVLGIWSARHADRVGDHGIRVLALIGNSVPEFWLGLVLILVGYSVLGWFPAPSGRVDPDTNLTPITGAELIDAALTLNGPAFTSALGHLALPVATLAIVVVAPLLRSVRASALEVLHSEAYTAAAAHGLRDRLLRRGYLIRATLVRLPSLAALVFGTAIGSTVLIEYVYSWQGFGQWALRGLLYRDFPVVQASVLLIAVCYVLVFLIADVVHAILDPRVKI
- a CDS encoding ABC transporter substrate-binding protein, which produces MLQFGGIGALLFATGACASGSRTEGSDDASPGTGTDTLRIAVSSYLSSWDQDFVGFDPVALMLYKNIFPYMIDYGVTEADGSRILDTENVVATFAESFEPNADQTVWTLKLRQGLTFASGNEMTAADVKWSKDRAFAAQANVAGIYRTIGLTEPDQVTVVDDYTVQFTQAFPSALTRQIQAISLYVFDSEEAKKHATDADPWATEWFANNAPTGGYFNVERAVQGQEIVLTANEGYPGPDPAQAKTIRISVVPAAANQRLQLQAGDIDVALGISQRDIADLKSADGIKVISAASNEQVAIQMSVTTAPFNNVDVRKALAHAVPYEQIINNVYGGDARPTSSLVPLDMPGYDERGYPYGYDPDAARTALAAAGSAQITSELVYATDNDTQQQIAVLIQSEARKVGIELELTPLDPATLAERRQQKNIPLQITSGQLWVNDVEYMLATSFVEGANLNYSNYVNPELEEIYERSHTIVDAGERNDLWLRVQEILAADVPWVILCQPNFNLPVRESVAGWVQPMDGLARLRYLSASA